One genomic region from Spirosoma sp. KCTC 42546 encodes:
- a CDS encoding alpha/beta fold hydrolase — MKLLMVFWIAILINLSGYAQAKFPAGTESDYAIKNFKFETGDVLPQLTIHYTTLGQPVKDATGTVTNALLIMHGTTGNGRGFLNGLFAGNLFGPGQLLDATKYYIILPDAVGHGKSSKPSNGLHMKFPQYTYDDMVAANYQLLTEHLGVNHLRLILGTSMGAMQAWVWGYTYPDFMDALMPLASLPVEIAGRNRMIRKMAIDLIKLDPDWKQGEYMAQPKVGLTGAISSLIVMTSSPLQMQKGSPTKSKADSSLAVLEQRYFTTLDANDFIYQFDASRDYNPAPYLSKIKAPVFAINSADDQVNPPELQLMEKHIGSVKRGRYILLPISDKTTGHGTHSNPTIWGGYLQELLALTANE, encoded by the coding sequence ATGAAACTACTTATGGTGTTCTGGATTGCTATCCTGATCAATCTATCGGGATATGCCCAGGCAAAATTTCCTGCCGGTACCGAATCCGATTACGCAATCAAAAACTTCAAATTTGAAACCGGCGACGTTCTTCCCCAGCTCACTATTCATTACACAACCCTGGGGCAGCCGGTAAAAGACGCAACTGGAACGGTGACCAATGCCCTCTTAATTATGCATGGCACAACCGGCAATGGCCGTGGGTTTCTGAACGGTTTGTTTGCCGGGAATTTATTTGGCCCCGGCCAACTGCTGGATGCTACCAAATACTATATCATACTGCCCGATGCGGTAGGGCATGGTAAGTCGAGCAAGCCAAGCAATGGATTACACATGAAGTTCCCGCAATACACCTATGATGATATGGTTGCTGCCAATTATCAATTGCTCACCGAGCATTTAGGCGTCAATCATCTTCGCCTGATTTTAGGTACCTCGATGGGAGCCATGCAGGCCTGGGTGTGGGGCTATACGTACCCTGATTTTATGGATGCTCTGATGCCGCTGGCGAGCCTTCCCGTAGAAATTGCGGGCCGAAATCGGATGATCCGCAAAATGGCCATCGATCTGATCAAACTGGACCCGGACTGGAAACAGGGGGAGTATATGGCACAGCCGAAGGTAGGCTTAACGGGTGCCATATCGTCCCTGATTGTTATGACGAGCAGTCCGCTTCAAATGCAAAAAGGGTCACCTACCAAATCAAAGGCCGATTCTTCACTGGCGGTTCTGGAACAACGGTATTTTACTACCCTGGATGCGAATGATTTCATTTATCAGTTTGATGCCTCCCGAGATTATAACCCCGCTCCTTATCTGTCAAAAATAAAAGCGCCCGTATTTGCCATTAACTCCGCCGATGACCAGGTCAATCCGCCTGAACTCCAGCTCATGGAAAAGCACATCGGAAGCGTGAAACGGGGTCGCTACATTCTGCTTCCTATATCGGACAAAACAACCGGACATGGCACCCATTCCAACCCGACCATCTGGGGCGGTTATCTTCAGGAATTATTGGCGCTGACGGCTAACGAATAA